Proteins encoded within one genomic window of Hahella chejuensis KCTC 2396:
- a CDS encoding putative bifunctional diguanylate cyclase/phosphodiesterase: MTLKFHRRISFKLARAGVILAFILGGLLSSIQVYFDYLSHEKDFRDFIERVLQAARPPAVRAVHTLDARLAEEVVTGLMQYDYVHQVLIVDELGQILAEGAKPVANSSTGWITSSIGAIYRNYPIALQMESYHQLQTGRMEVVVNVDKALEPFFNRAYYVLIIGIVRNMVLVLLLFIAFYYMITRPLISLAASFSEVNPEDPGDRRLRLPRSHDGDELGYLAQIGNQFLETLQKRLEERRQAEETLRDSERQTRQIIDTVPHLIYAKDRNGAFVFVNQALASFYDRNITEIEGGDHHSLHHLISNLESVRFDNEDREVIDKQKVMFIPEHGLTDIYGRRRILQSNKIPFRFFGKPCALIVSVDITDRVEAQSRVEQLAFHDPLTGLPNRNLFYDRLTMDIARSRNHGAYGALLLIDLDNFKNINDSLGHSVGDELLRNVAKNLRNCLDEEITVGRLGGDEFTVIMPELGRTPEEAEQNANLIAAKVLSELSTPFFFNTQEFTVTASMGVALYPDKDANTEVILRYADTALFQAKHEGRNKVTIFKAEMADAVSKRLSIENELRTAVKDKALMFYYQPQVSVTDGRIIGAEALIRWNHPQRGLITPDEFVPVLENSNLILTAGLDMFTQACMQVKEWLDKGWWEEDMRVAVNVSPKQFYQPEFVEQIIEILEATRLPAYCIELEVTESVVIQNVKDTINKMLSLKGLGVRFSLDDFGTGYSSLSYLKRLPVDSLKIDRSFVTDINSDVNDAAIVSTILAMAAHLDLEVVAEGVETVEHLEFLKENECDYYQGYLFSKPLPAEEMGELLRLQPKNPK; this comes from the coding sequence ATGACACTGAAGTTTCACCGACGTATATCCTTCAAACTGGCCCGCGCAGGAGTGATTCTGGCTTTCATTCTTGGAGGTCTGCTCAGCTCCATACAGGTGTATTTTGACTATTTGAGTCATGAGAAGGATTTTCGGGATTTTATTGAGCGCGTGCTGCAAGCCGCCCGTCCCCCCGCCGTGCGCGCCGTACACACCCTGGACGCTCGTCTGGCGGAAGAAGTCGTCACCGGTCTTATGCAATATGATTATGTCCATCAGGTGCTGATCGTCGACGAACTGGGGCAAATTCTCGCGGAAGGCGCCAAGCCTGTCGCTAATTCCAGCACCGGCTGGATCACTTCCAGCATCGGCGCCATTTACCGCAACTATCCCATTGCGCTGCAGATGGAGTCTTACCACCAACTCCAGACCGGCCGCATGGAAGTGGTGGTGAATGTGGATAAAGCCCTGGAACCCTTCTTCAATCGCGCCTACTACGTGCTGATTATCGGCATCGTGCGCAACATGGTGCTGGTATTGCTGCTGTTTATCGCCTTCTATTACATGATCACGCGACCATTGATTTCGCTCGCCGCCAGTTTTTCCGAGGTGAACCCGGAAGACCCCGGCGACCGCCGCTTGCGCCTGCCTCGCAGCCATGATGGCGATGAGCTGGGTTATCTGGCGCAGATCGGCAATCAATTTCTTGAGACCTTACAAAAGCGCCTGGAAGAGCGCCGCCAGGCGGAAGAGACTTTGCGCGACAGTGAACGCCAGACCCGGCAGATTATCGATACAGTTCCACATTTGATATACGCCAAGGATCGCAACGGCGCCTTTGTCTTCGTCAATCAGGCGCTAGCGAGCTTCTATGACCGCAATATCACGGAAATCGAAGGGGGGGATCACCACTCGTTGCATCACTTGATCTCCAACCTGGAGTCGGTGCGCTTCGACAACGAAGACAGGGAGGTTATCGACAAACAGAAAGTTATGTTCATCCCTGAACACGGCCTCACGGATATTTATGGCCGCCGCCGTATCTTGCAGAGCAACAAAATCCCTTTTCGTTTTTTCGGAAAACCTTGCGCGCTGATCGTGTCCGTGGACATTACCGACAGAGTGGAGGCGCAATCCCGGGTGGAGCAACTGGCCTTTCACGACCCGCTCACCGGCCTGCCCAATCGCAATCTGTTCTATGACCGTCTTACTATGGATATCGCCCGCTCCCGCAATCACGGAGCCTATGGCGCACTGCTGCTGATCGATCTGGACAATTTCAAGAACATCAATGACTCGCTGGGGCATTCAGTCGGCGATGAGTTATTACGCAATGTGGCGAAAAACCTGCGTAACTGTCTGGATGAAGAAATCACTGTCGGTCGCCTCGGCGGCGATGAATTCACCGTGATCATGCCGGAGTTGGGGCGCACGCCGGAGGAGGCGGAGCAAAACGCCAACCTGATCGCAGCGAAAGTTCTCTCGGAGCTGTCCACGCCGTTCTTTTTCAACACTCAGGAATTCACTGTTACCGCCAGTATGGGCGTAGCTTTGTATCCGGATAAAGACGCCAACACGGAAGTCATCCTGCGTTACGCCGACACGGCGCTGTTCCAGGCCAAACACGAAGGTCGCAACAAAGTGACGATCTTCAAAGCGGAGATGGCGGATGCGGTGAGCAAGCGACTCAGTATCGAAAACGAATTGCGTACGGCGGTAAAAGACAAAGCGTTGATGTTCTACTATCAACCCCAGGTCAGCGTCACCGATGGACGCATTATCGGCGCAGAGGCGTTGATACGCTGGAACCACCCGCAGCGAGGACTGATTACTCCCGATGAATTCGTCCCGGTGCTGGAAAACTCCAATCTGATTCTCACCGCCGGCCTGGATATGTTCACCCAGGCCTGCATGCAGGTGAAGGAGTGGCTGGACAAAGGATGGTGGGAGGAGGACATGCGCGTCGCCGTCAACGTCAGCCCCAAGCAGTTCTACCAGCCGGAGTTTGTTGAACAGATCATAGAGATACTTGAGGCCACCCGGCTGCCCGCGTACTGCATTGAACTGGAGGTCACCGAGTCCGTGGTCATCCAGAACGTCAAAGACACCATCAACAAGATGCTCAGTCTTAAAGGCCTGGGCGTCCGCTTTTCCCTGGATGATTTCGGCACCGGCTACTCCTCCCTCAGTTATCTGAAGCGACTGCCGGTAGACTCCCTGAAAATCGACCGATCCTTCGTCACCGACATCAACAGCGACGTGAACGACGCCGCCATTGTCTCCACCATCCTGGCCATGGCCGCCCACCTGGACCTGGAAGTGGTGGCGGAAGGCGTGGAGACCGTCGAACATCTGGAGTTCCTGAAAGAGAACGAATGCGATTACTACCAGGGCTATCTGTTCAGCAAACCCCTGCCCGCCGAGGAGATGGGAGAACTGCTGAGATTGCAGCCGAAAAACCCCAAGTAG
- a CDS encoding CoA-binding protein, whose product MPSAAEISRILKSVHTIAMVGASDKPGRDSHHVMLFLQNKGYRVIPVNPALAGATLLGETVYACLRDIPVPVDMVDIFRRPDAAPDIVDDAIAIGAGVVWMQLEVIHEQAARKALDAGLKVVMDRCPKIEITRLGL is encoded by the coding sequence ATGCCCTCAGCAGCCGAAATCAGCCGAATATTGAAAAGCGTACACACTATCGCAATGGTCGGCGCCAGCGATAAACCGGGGCGCGACAGCCACCATGTCATGCTTTTTCTGCAAAACAAAGGATACCGGGTCATTCCCGTCAACCCTGCGCTGGCAGGCGCCACTTTACTGGGCGAGACCGTTTACGCCTGCCTGCGCGACATTCCCGTCCCTGTAGACATGGTGGATATTTTTCGCCGCCCGGATGCGGCGCCCGACATCGTTGACGATGCGATCGCCATCGGCGCCGGCGTAGTCTGGATGCAACTGGAAGTCATCCACGAACAGGCGGCGCGGAAAGCGTTGGACGCTGGACTCAAAGTCGTTATGGACCGCTGTCCGAAAATCGAAATTACCCGACTGGGACTATAG
- a CDS encoding GGDEF domain-containing protein gives MNSSLDERIKSHQYIRKRRTLMTFGSYFLTFAVAMAGWSSGLLELRYAVHFLIMSVAINGGFYLCFLSNWNLRRKDPNLTEEQMLISLFPPLYVMYFMDDNQARSALAMVAIIPLLYGILGIDTKRYIRVAAAYFGGYLGLLGLLLWQKPRLVTPNSEFVLLTALFMVMAQMALIGGFISKLRASLRVKNHQLNEALEKISVMASTDELTGLCTRRELMKQLSNEFSRCRRSSGALSLCLLDIDHFKRINDSYGHQAGDAVLKKVAQTMQSLVRSIDCLGRYGGEEFLLILPQTPLDGAFITAERLRRAVMDIPFPEVAPEFRVTISLGAAELEEGEAMETLISRVDKALYAAKGAGRNRVVSAEQTADTLPG, from the coding sequence GTGAACAGCAGTCTGGACGAGCGCATCAAAAGTCATCAGTACATTCGCAAGCGCCGCACGCTGATGACGTTCGGTTCCTATTTCCTCACCTTCGCCGTCGCAATGGCGGGGTGGTCGTCGGGCTTGCTTGAACTTAGATATGCAGTGCATTTTCTCATTATGAGCGTCGCCATTAATGGCGGTTTTTATCTGTGCTTTCTTAGTAATTGGAACCTCAGACGGAAAGATCCCAATCTCACCGAAGAGCAAATGCTCATCTCTCTGTTTCCTCCGTTATATGTCATGTATTTCATGGATGACAATCAAGCCCGCAGCGCATTGGCGATGGTGGCTATCATCCCTCTTTTATACGGAATCCTCGGCATCGACACCAAACGTTATATTCGCGTCGCCGCAGCTTATTTCGGAGGTTATCTGGGGCTGCTGGGTTTGTTGTTATGGCAAAAGCCGCGCCTGGTGACGCCAAACTCTGAATTTGTCCTGTTAACCGCGCTTTTCATGGTGATGGCGCAGATGGCTTTGATTGGTGGTTTTATCAGTAAATTGCGCGCAAGCCTCAGGGTTAAAAACCATCAACTGAATGAAGCATTGGAAAAAATCAGCGTGATGGCCAGCACGGACGAGTTAACGGGGCTGTGCACCCGCCGTGAACTGATGAAGCAATTATCCAATGAGTTCAGTCGTTGTAGACGTAGTTCAGGCGCTTTGTCTCTCTGTCTGCTCGACATTGACCACTTCAAACGCATCAATGATTCCTATGGCCATCAGGCGGGAGACGCCGTGCTGAAAAAAGTAGCGCAAACCATGCAGTCACTGGTGCGTTCCATCGACTGTTTGGGACGCTATGGTGGTGAGGAATTTCTACTGATTCTCCCGCAAACTCCTCTCGACGGCGCATTCATTACAGCTGAGCGATTGCGGCGGGCGGTGATGGACATTCCCTTTCCGGAAGTGGCGCCGGAATTTCGTGTGACGATCTCCCTTGGCGCTGCGGAGCTGGAGGAGGGCGAAGCTATGGAGACGTTGATCTCCAGGGTGGATAAAGCGTTATATGCAGCCAAGGGCGCGGGACGCAATCGGGTGGTATCCGCGGAGCAAACCGCGGATACTTTACCTGGCTGA
- a CDS encoding GGDEF domain-containing protein, with translation MRGFAFHRNSPNKRDLPPALRDELEQQRKRDLANRQRPGILFYPATWVFISAAIMFSSPTPEKSLWLAYAALLIFAVSSYRYYAMHQFMRKLESGREASYTPLLLGAGFSASLWGGVAALSVLPTPFAPHFPLFLTCTLGLCAGGAASLAILGRMVNLFIICLLAPMTLALFSAYSTQPGVIGFLLISFGLGMSWISTLPRHEYEVAVLSIIKLSQQANYLTELTIQDGLTGVKNRRYFDQILSADLRRASRLNYPISLLLIDIDHFKRVNDRYGHLIGDECLVQTAQTLMRQLQRNSDVLARYGGEEFGIILPGVDAEEAAALAEKLRSAVAACAVWNLSDPVSVTISIGGVSGVPKETMTPKQLLELADKALYQAKSYGRNCVFWSSLEGVLTPVDSEKGAQC, from the coding sequence ATGCGAGGATTCGCCTTCCATCGCAATTCGCCAAATAAACGGGACCTCCCGCCAGCGTTGCGAGATGAGCTGGAGCAGCAGCGCAAACGGGACTTGGCCAACCGCCAGCGTCCCGGAATCCTGTTCTACCCCGCAACCTGGGTGTTCATCTCGGCAGCGATCATGTTCAGCTCTCCCACGCCAGAGAAATCTCTTTGGCTGGCTTATGCCGCACTGCTGATTTTCGCCGTATCAAGCTACCGTTATTACGCGATGCACCAGTTCATGCGTAAGCTTGAATCAGGGCGCGAGGCTTCCTATACGCCACTACTACTCGGAGCAGGCTTCAGCGCCAGCCTGTGGGGCGGCGTTGCTGCGTTATCAGTGCTTCCTACGCCATTTGCCCCACACTTCCCTTTATTTCTGACCTGCACTCTTGGGTTGTGCGCTGGCGGCGCAGCGTCCTTAGCGATTCTGGGACGTATGGTGAACCTCTTTATCATTTGCCTGCTTGCGCCCATGACGCTGGCTCTGTTTTCAGCTTACTCCACACAACCCGGCGTCATAGGTTTTCTTCTGATTAGCTTCGGTCTGGGAATGAGTTGGATCTCCACACTACCCCGACATGAGTATGAAGTCGCCGTGTTGAGCATCATAAAGCTTTCACAACAAGCCAATTACCTGACCGAACTAACCATTCAGGATGGCCTGACCGGCGTCAAAAACCGCCGATACTTTGACCAGATTCTAAGTGCAGACTTGCGACGCGCCTCCCGATTGAACTACCCCATCTCACTACTCCTTATCGACATTGATCACTTCAAGCGGGTCAATGATCGTTACGGTCACCTGATCGGAGACGAATGCCTGGTGCAAACCGCACAAACCCTGATGCGCCAGTTACAACGCAACAGTGATGTTCTCGCGCGCTATGGCGGCGAGGAATTCGGCATCATTTTGCCAGGCGTCGATGCGGAGGAAGCCGCCGCGCTGGCGGAGAAATTACGCAGCGCGGTGGCGGCGTGCGCCGTGTGGAACTTATCTGACCCTGTATCCGTCACAATCAGCATTGGCGGGGTCAGCGGCGTTCCCAAAGAAACCATGACGCCCAAACAACTCCTGGAGCTTGCGGACAAAGCGCTCTACCAAGCCAAGTCTTATGGCCGCAATTGCGTATTCTGGTCATCGCTGGAGGGCGTTCTGACGCCCGTAGATTCAGAGAAAGGAGCGCAATGCTGA
- a CDS encoding DUF2235 domain-containing protein, with product MGKSIVVCCDGTWNRPESEQDLNCHPTNVLKLVRSITPCHHGAHQVVFYDMGVGVNGLWDRLAGGALGIGLSDNVMDAYRFLANNWSEGDRIYLFGFSRGAYTVRSLAGFIHLFGLLPKYEMKNFPLAYRYYRTQPEEREKLAQAFTARRLIDLVESQNRRVEIEFMGVWDTVGALGAPITGLRTLSRRWVGFHDTQLSDTVKFAVQALAIDELRKPFSPDLWTHHPDASELRRERDNQRILQVWLPGNHCDVGGGYSEAELSDLTLAFMCEQARVHGLYTDPSMVMTTAEEHREMGSLHDEFKGIYSAMGEFCRPIGPQQREESGLELGVNEKIHCCAKVRSDNKGSGLNKGNLYAAFNDHVPLFYPRRCERILVDEATESATLTGTGERCRVLDYSGVGARLEAVGAISEHNRVTVRHPLWGERFAEVKWRNGQEAGLAFAA from the coding sequence ATGGGCAAGTCGATAGTTGTCTGCTGTGATGGTACCTGGAATAGACCGGAATCCGAACAGGATTTGAATTGTCACCCCACTAACGTGCTCAAGCTGGTGCGCTCCATCACGCCTTGTCACCACGGTGCTCATCAAGTGGTGTTTTATGATATGGGCGTCGGCGTGAACGGCCTTTGGGATCGTTTGGCGGGGGGCGCGCTGGGAATTGGCCTATCCGATAATGTTATGGACGCTTATCGCTTCCTGGCTAACAACTGGTCGGAAGGTGATCGCATCTATTTGTTTGGGTTCAGCCGTGGCGCTTATACAGTCAGATCTCTCGCCGGCTTCATCCATTTATTTGGGTTGCTGCCGAAATATGAAATGAAGAATTTCCCTTTAGCCTACCGTTATTATCGCACTCAACCGGAAGAACGCGAGAAGTTGGCGCAGGCCTTCACTGCCCGCCGCTTGATTGACTTGGTGGAAAGTCAGAATCGGCGGGTGGAAATTGAGTTTATGGGGGTATGGGACACGGTTGGCGCGCTGGGCGCCCCAATCACAGGATTGCGCACGCTATCCAGACGTTGGGTGGGGTTTCATGACACCCAGTTATCCGATACGGTGAAGTTCGCCGTACAAGCCCTTGCGATTGATGAGTTGCGCAAGCCGTTCTCCCCGGATCTGTGGACCCACCATCCTGACGCTTCCGAGCTGCGTCGTGAGCGCGATAATCAGCGCATACTGCAGGTTTGGTTACCTGGCAATCATTGCGATGTGGGCGGTGGATACAGTGAAGCGGAACTGTCTGATTTGACGCTGGCGTTCATGTGCGAGCAAGCCAGGGTTCACGGCCTTTACACTGATCCGTCTATGGTGATGACCACTGCTGAAGAACATCGCGAAATGGGTTCTTTGCATGATGAGTTCAAAGGGATTTATTCCGCCATGGGGGAATTCTGTCGCCCGATTGGACCCCAGCAGCGGGAAGAATCGGGCTTAGAGCTTGGGGTGAATGAGAAAATTCATTGCTGCGCGAAAGTCAGGTCAGACAATAAAGGCTCTGGCCTCAACAAAGGCAATCTGTACGCCGCATTCAATGATCATGTCCCGCTGTTTTATCCTCGTAGATGTGAACGTATTCTTGTTGATGAGGCGACAGAAAGCGCCACTCTCACTGGAACGGGCGAGCGTTGTCGGGTGCTGGACTATTCTGGCGTCGGCGCGCGTCTGGAGGCGGTTGGCGCTATCAGCGAGCACAATCGGGTTACAGTCAGACACCCATTATGGGGCGAGCGTTTTGCGGAAGTGAAATGGCGCAACGGGCAGGAGGCGGGGTTGGCGTTCGCCGCATGA
- a CDS encoding MarR family winged helix-turn-helix transcriptional regulator, translated as MTTMTTTPGKALKLGEQLCFALYSTSLAMSKLYKPLLSELGLTYPQYLIMLVLWEQEGLTSSELAKQLTQDLGALSPVVKRLEKEGLLQRKRSREDERVVRLFLTEAGKKLRDSAESIPEQVLCISGLGMEEAKALRKQLEELRQALSTREKSE; from the coding sequence ATGACGACTATGACGACCACTCCCGGAAAAGCCTTAAAACTCGGCGAACAGCTTTGTTTCGCTCTTTACTCCACCTCATTGGCGATGAGTAAGCTCTATAAACCGTTATTGAGTGAATTGGGGCTGACCTACCCGCAGTATCTGATCATGCTGGTGCTTTGGGAGCAGGAAGGGCTGACTTCTTCTGAGTTAGCGAAACAATTGACCCAGGATCTTGGTGCGCTGAGTCCTGTGGTTAAGCGTCTGGAAAAAGAGGGACTGCTGCAACGCAAACGCTCAAGGGAAGATGAGAGAGTCGTGCGTCTCTTTTTGACGGAAGCGGGAAAAAAATTAAGAGACTCTGCGGAAAGCATTCCAGAGCAAGTGCTTTGCATTTCTGGACTTGGGATGGAAGAGGCGAAAGCATTGCGGAAGCAACTGGAAGAACTACGTCAGGCGTTATCAACGCGTGAGAAGTCAGAGTGA
- a CDS encoding 2-dehydropantoate 2-reductase — MKYAVLGAGTIGSFLGGMLQAGGNPVWFIGRSAQAQSVAQEGMHLRNIKGVRRYFDGKQLNFGDDPTALANADCILVTVKSQDTINAAEVLRHHAPETAIIVSFQNGVRNAGQLKARLPNKIIPGMVPFNVIQPHPGDLRQVSSGHLAIQASPISEQIQKDFKAGGLPLDIHERMEPVQWSKLLLNLNNAINALSGLPLRTMLLNPGYRKALAAAQREALRVIEQAGFQTIRLGAIVPELSPYLLHLPTPLFRLIANAALAIDPDASSSMQDDLRLGKKTEVEYINGEVTHLADKLGAPCPVNRTLMNLIKQAEVEGREYRKYSAEELLNAIAAACAAEK, encoded by the coding sequence ATGAAGTACGCCGTACTCGGCGCAGGAACAATAGGCAGTTTTTTGGGAGGTATGCTGCAAGCAGGAGGCAATCCCGTCTGGTTTATAGGCCGCTCCGCACAAGCGCAAAGCGTTGCTCAGGAAGGCATGCATCTACGCAACATTAAAGGCGTAAGACGGTACTTTGACGGTAAGCAGCTTAATTTCGGCGATGATCCCACTGCGCTGGCCAACGCCGACTGCATATTAGTGACCGTCAAAAGCCAGGATACGATAAACGCAGCGGAGGTTCTGCGCCATCACGCCCCAGAGACCGCCATTATCGTCAGCTTTCAGAATGGCGTCCGCAATGCCGGACAACTTAAAGCCCGGCTACCTAATAAGATTATTCCCGGGATGGTTCCATTCAACGTCATTCAGCCTCACCCGGGTGATCTACGGCAAGTCTCTTCCGGCCATTTGGCCATACAGGCCTCTCCTATTTCAGAACAAATTCAGAAAGACTTCAAAGCAGGCGGACTACCGTTGGATATTCACGAGCGGATGGAGCCTGTGCAGTGGAGCAAGCTCTTGCTGAACCTCAACAACGCCATTAACGCTTTGTCCGGACTCCCTCTGCGCACCATGTTGCTCAACCCCGGTTATCGCAAAGCCTTGGCGGCGGCGCAACGGGAAGCCCTAAGGGTGATTGAACAGGCTGGCTTCCAAACCATTCGGCTGGGCGCGATTGTGCCAGAACTGTCCCCCTATCTGCTGCATCTTCCAACGCCACTATTCCGTCTCATCGCCAACGCCGCCTTGGCCATTGACCCCGACGCCAGCTCCTCCATGCAAGATGACCTTCGTCTTGGTAAAAAAACCGAAGTGGAATACATCAACGGCGAAGTGACGCACTTGGCTGACAAGTTAGGCGCGCCCTGTCCAGTTAATCGGACACTCATGAACCTTATTAAACAAGCAGAAGTCGAAGGGAGGGAATACCGTAAGTACAGTGCGGAAGAGCTTCTCAACGCCATTGCAGCGGCTTGCGCAGCGGAAAAGTAA
- the xdp1 gene encoding exosortase-dependent surface protein XDP1 → MFKFIAKSVLVSGLTVSSAFASTISWDLNDGVAYGSYNSSISYSKDGLNLTVTAWSDTKGSSDNKVEDARLGRWDGLGVCNDDEYRADRCASPEHSTDNDSGYGADYDMIMLSFSEAVNLSSFKNGWYYSDSDVSLLAYTGGASAYDLNDKEWSNLLGDGWSVAGNYADTKKNETATGTDMASKFWLIGAYNPAFGGSWSSYNDHFKLRHVTIETIDVPEPATVALIGLGLAGFGLSRRRKAA, encoded by the coding sequence ATGTTCAAATTTATCGCAAAAAGCGTACTGGTCTCCGGGCTGACGGTTTCATCAGCATTCGCAAGCACTATCTCCTGGGATCTGAATGATGGCGTTGCTTACGGCTCTTACAATAGTTCAATTTCTTACTCTAAAGACGGCTTGAACCTGACTGTCACTGCATGGAGCGACACCAAAGGTTCTTCCGACAACAAAGTCGAAGACGCGCGTCTGGGACGTTGGGATGGTCTGGGCGTTTGTAATGACGATGAATACAGAGCAGACCGTTGCGCCTCTCCCGAGCACTCCACTGACAACGACAGTGGCTACGGCGCAGACTATGACATGATCATGTTGTCCTTTTCTGAAGCCGTTAATCTGAGTTCTTTCAAAAACGGCTGGTATTACTCCGACTCTGACGTTTCCCTTCTGGCCTACACTGGCGGGGCTTCCGCTTATGACCTGAATGACAAAGAGTGGAGCAACCTGTTGGGTGACGGCTGGAGCGTGGCGGGCAACTACGCCGACACCAAGAAAAATGAAACCGCGACAGGCACTGATATGGCGTCCAAATTCTGGTTGATTGGCGCCTACAACCCCGCATTCGGCGGAAGCTGGTCTTCCTACAATGACCACTTCAAACTGAGACATGTCACCATCGAGACTATCGATGTTCCAGAACCTGCGACAGTAGCGCTGATTGGTCTGGGTCTGGCAGGTTTCGGCCTGTCCCGTCGCCGTAAAGCGGCATAA
- a CDS encoding methyl-accepting chemotaxis protein has protein sequence MFGFGKPRANDDQTIIDNSRLRELERKAELLDRLMEKNPAAMAKSIHDNAVKVKKSTEKRLSEIQDSCHQLEAFMDHSAQIKGVTEQSVEVAVGTVDTTQQSVADIKQLSSNIEASSRYINEFTDLLSSLEESNKTINQLVESIKAIADQTNLLALNAAIEAARAGEHGRGFAVVADEVRQLATTANESAEEIQSEIKKITDISGRVIQKQQEVSEVIGSSVTIASETVRNLNQLMSSATESAEAAKGVARDFDHLAQELDSLNHRTQNLLEDTHKSVEGAGENIHLSEELRQHLSVK, from the coding sequence ATGTTCGGATTCGGCAAACCACGCGCAAATGACGACCAGACCATCATCGACAACTCGCGCTTGCGGGAGTTGGAGCGCAAAGCGGAATTGCTAGACAGGCTTATGGAGAAGAACCCTGCGGCCATGGCGAAATCCATCCACGACAATGCCGTCAAAGTGAAAAAGTCCACTGAGAAGCGACTGTCTGAAATTCAGGACAGTTGTCATCAATTAGAGGCGTTTATGGATCATTCCGCACAAATCAAAGGAGTGACGGAACAATCCGTGGAAGTGGCGGTGGGCACTGTCGACACCACACAGCAAAGCGTGGCCGACATCAAGCAACTGTCCTCAAATATCGAAGCCTCATCGCGCTACATCAACGAATTTACCGATCTGCTGTCATCCCTGGAAGAAAGCAACAAGACAATCAATCAGCTGGTCGAATCCATCAAAGCTATCGCTGACCAGACCAACCTGCTCGCCCTCAACGCTGCAATCGAAGCAGCCCGGGCGGGTGAGCACGGCAGAGGGTTCGCCGTCGTCGCCGATGAAGTGCGACAACTGGCGACCACCGCCAACGAATCGGCGGAAGAAATACAAAGTGAAATCAAGAAAATCACTGATATTTCCGGACGCGTCATCCAAAAACAACAGGAAGTGTCCGAAGTCATAGGGAGCAGCGTCACTATCGCCAGCGAAACCGTTCGCAACCTCAATCAACTAATGAGTTCCGCCACTGAAAGCGCGGAGGCCGCAAAAGGCGTCGCTCGGGATTTCGATCACCTTGCGCAAGAGCTCGACTCACTCAATCACCGCACTCAAAACCTATTGGAAGACACTCATAAGTCAGTTGAAGGCGCGGGTGAAAATATTCATCTCAGTGAAGAACTCCGCCAACATCTCAGCGTCAAGTAA
- a CDS encoding DUF502 domain-containing protein, translating into MTKLKLLLRNAFIGGVIVLLPLAILGLFFNWLFRAVTDLIQPITNIVIRMVSAPEVVGDMVVILVIAVACILVGSLTATSIGRFLHSRFDGHLRRIAPGYQMVKEIVTQLLGDKKNSPFRSGAVAEVKIFGPSTPTTVTAIVTSTHDDGRYTVFVPTGPNPTTGFVFHVPGEAVTLRPDIKVEAAIRTIISCGAGSAALLAIAGPGVAKTDPAVVTTNGKPVPSHPEQHKDIQL; encoded by the coding sequence ATGACAAAACTGAAGTTGTTATTACGCAACGCTTTTATCGGCGGCGTTATTGTACTGTTGCCCCTGGCGATCCTGGGCCTGTTCTTCAATTGGCTCTTCCGAGCCGTTACTGACCTGATTCAACCTATCACCAATATCGTGATTCGCATGGTGTCGGCGCCGGAGGTGGTTGGCGACATGGTCGTTATCCTGGTGATCGCCGTCGCGTGCATCCTGGTGGGCAGTCTTACCGCCACCAGCATCGGCCGCTTTCTACATTCGCGATTCGACGGTCATTTACGTCGTATCGCACCGGGCTATCAAATGGTGAAGGAGATCGTCACCCAGTTGCTGGGCGACAAGAAAAACTCGCCGTTCAGATCCGGCGCTGTGGCGGAAGTAAAAATATTCGGTCCTTCAACGCCGACCACCGTGACCGCCATTGTCACCAGTACGCATGACGACGGCCGCTACACGGTCTTTGTCCCAACAGGCCCCAACCCCACGACCGGTTTCGTTTTTCACGTCCCAGGCGAAGCAGTGACGCTGAGACCGGATATCAAAGTGGAAGCCGCCATTCGCACCATCATTTCATGCGGCGCCGGCAGCGCGGCTTTGCTGGCGATCGCCGGTCCCGGCGTCGCCAAAACGGACCCCGCCGTCGTGACGACGAACGGTAAACCGGTTCCCTCACATCCAGAACAACATAAGGACATCCAACTATGA